From Cecembia calidifontis, one genomic window encodes:
- the purL gene encoding phosphoribosylformylglycinamidine synthase, translating into MILFFQSPQSLVYAVQAKHPLNQQDIDKLIWLFGQSQLLSSEKVVGKFAGPRKEMITPWSTNAVEITLNMGIQGIQRIEEYYPLAAGQKIDPMLQKVYEGLDQDIFDIHLQPEPIIPVTNIREYNQKEGLALSDEEIDYLEGVSKQLGRPLTDSEVFGFSQVNSEHCRHKIFNGTFIINGEEKEKTLFQLIKETSKRHPNKIVSAYKDNVAFIDGPKAQQFAPKTQDKPDFFEPETIDTVISLKAETHNFPTTVEPFNGAATGSGGEIRDRLAGGTASIPLAGTAVYMTSYPRSEAGRSWEKNLTERKWLYQTPMDILIKASNGASDFGNKFGQPLICGSVLTFEHEEGGKTHGFDKVIMLAGGVGFTRKEYAKKHEPGKGDKIIVMGGDNYRIGMGGGAVSSVATGEFSNAIELNAIQRSNPEMQKRVSNVIRAMAESHDNPIISIHDHGAGGHLNCLSELVESTGGTIHLDKLPVGDPTLSAKEIIGNESQERMGLVVKEKDVATLQRIAERERAPFYVVGETTGDMHFKFENQQTGEKPVDWDLAYMFGSSPKTILEDTTQDNVFAEPEYSPEQLKSYIEDVLQLEAVACKDWLTNKVDRSVTGRVAKQQTVGEIQVPLNNVAVMALDFTGQKGIATSIGHAPIAALANPEAGSRLAIAEALTNLVWAPITDGLAGVSLSANWMWPAKNPGENDRLYRAVQAISDFAIALGINVPTGKDSLSMTQKYPDGKTVYSPGTVIISTVAECAAPVMTISPDLKPVPGSKVYYIDFSKDSAKLGGSSLAQVLNTVGNETPDVKDSQYFSTAFMVIQKLIEKGEILAGHDISSGGMITALLEMCFPSNQIGLKVKLDRLGERDLVKALFAENPGVLIQVKNMERTRAVLENYGIAYTSIADVTLDGHVDLTGTNLNLDVAEMRDIWFRSSYLLDRKQSGEELALDRFNNYKLQPLQYQFGMNWQGTLDAFGLNPYRRTASGKRAAIIREKGVNGDREMAYSLWLAGFDVKDVHMTDLISGRENLEDVQMIVFVGGFSNSDVLGSAKGWAGAFLYNEKAKQALDNFYARKDTLSLGVCNGCQLMVELGLVASEHDERPKMLHNASHKFESAFVNVSIPENNTVMLKSLAGQRLGVWIAHGEGKFHLPKPKEAYHIGMTYSYTAYPGNPNGSDYAVAGIASADGRHLAIMPHIERSIKPWNWPYYPSERQGDEITPWVEAFVNAYKWVSER; encoded by the coding sequence ATGATCCTCTTTTTCCAATCCCCCCAAAGCCTGGTATATGCAGTTCAGGCAAAACACCCATTGAACCAACAGGACATTGACAAGCTTATCTGGCTTTTTGGCCAGTCCCAGTTACTATCTTCCGAAAAAGTAGTGGGAAAATTTGCCGGTCCAAGAAAAGAAATGATTACCCCTTGGTCTACCAATGCGGTGGAAATTACCCTGAATATGGGGATACAGGGAATCCAGAGGATAGAGGAATATTATCCTCTCGCTGCAGGACAGAAGATAGACCCTATGTTGCAGAAGGTATATGAGGGATTGGATCAGGATATTTTTGATATCCACCTGCAGCCGGAACCTATAATTCCTGTGACCAATATCAGAGAATATAATCAAAAAGAAGGGCTGGCGCTTTCGGATGAAGAAATCGACTATCTTGAAGGTGTAAGCAAGCAGTTGGGAAGGCCATTGACAGATTCTGAAGTGTTTGGTTTCAGTCAAGTGAATTCTGAACATTGCCGACACAAAATTTTCAATGGCACATTTATTATCAATGGGGAGGAGAAGGAAAAAACACTTTTTCAGCTGATCAAAGAAACATCTAAAAGACACCCCAATAAAATCGTTTCAGCCTACAAAGACAATGTAGCTTTTATTGATGGTCCAAAAGCCCAACAATTCGCTCCCAAAACACAGGACAAACCTGATTTTTTTGAACCTGAAACCATTGATACGGTAATATCCCTAAAAGCCGAAACTCACAATTTCCCCACCACAGTGGAGCCATTTAACGGAGCTGCTACAGGTTCAGGTGGTGAAATCAGGGACAGATTGGCCGGGGGGACAGCGTCTATACCATTGGCAGGAACTGCTGTATATATGACCTCTTATCCCAGGTCAGAAGCTGGCCGGAGCTGGGAGAAAAACCTGACAGAAAGGAAATGGTTGTACCAAACACCTATGGATATCCTGATAAAAGCTTCCAATGGGGCAAGTGATTTTGGGAACAAATTTGGTCAACCCCTGATCTGTGGTTCAGTTCTCACTTTTGAGCATGAGGAAGGGGGTAAAACCCATGGATTCGACAAGGTGATCATGTTGGCCGGAGGTGTTGGTTTTACAAGAAAGGAATATGCCAAGAAACATGAACCGGGCAAAGGTGACAAAATCATTGTCATGGGGGGAGACAATTACCGCATTGGTATGGGCGGTGGGGCTGTTTCTTCCGTAGCAACCGGAGAATTCAGTAACGCCATTGAATTGAATGCCATTCAGCGCTCCAACCCGGAAATGCAGAAAAGGGTTTCCAATGTGATCAGGGCCATGGCTGAAAGCCACGATAATCCAATTATCTCTATCCATGATCATGGAGCGGGGGGACATTTGAACTGTCTTTCAGAATTAGTTGAAAGTACCGGAGGGACCATTCATTTAGACAAATTGCCTGTAGGTGACCCGACCCTTTCTGCCAAAGAAATTATCGGGAATGAGTCTCAGGAAAGAATGGGCCTGGTTGTAAAGGAAAAAGATGTTGCAACTTTACAGCGCATCGCTGAAAGAGAAAGAGCGCCTTTCTATGTGGTGGGGGAAACCACGGGCGACATGCATTTCAAGTTCGAAAACCAACAGACCGGAGAAAAGCCCGTAGATTGGGACCTGGCCTACATGTTTGGAAGTTCTCCCAAAACAATTTTGGAGGATACAACCCAAGATAACGTTTTTGCAGAACCTGAATATTCCCCTGAACAATTGAAATCCTATATCGAGGATGTACTTCAATTGGAAGCCGTGGCTTGCAAAGATTGGTTGACCAATAAAGTGGACCGTTCAGTAACGGGACGTGTAGCAAAGCAACAAACCGTGGGTGAAATCCAAGTTCCCCTGAATAATGTGGCCGTGATGGCTCTTGATTTTACAGGTCAGAAAGGTATAGCAACGTCAATTGGGCATGCTCCAATTGCTGCACTTGCCAACCCAGAAGCTGGTTCAAGGTTGGCAATAGCGGAGGCTTTGACAAACCTGGTTTGGGCGCCAATTACCGATGGATTAGCAGGAGTGTCTTTAAGTGCCAATTGGATGTGGCCAGCTAAAAATCCCGGAGAAAACGATAGGCTATACAGGGCAGTTCAGGCAATTTCAGATTTTGCGATAGCGCTGGGTATCAATGTTCCTACTGGAAAAGATTCACTTTCCATGACACAGAAGTATCCAGATGGAAAAACAGTGTATTCTCCTGGTACTGTTATTATCTCTACAGTCGCAGAATGTGCTGCACCGGTCATGACAATTTCTCCAGACCTGAAGCCGGTACCGGGGAGCAAGGTCTATTATATTGATTTTTCCAAGGACAGTGCAAAACTGGGAGGTTCCAGTTTGGCACAGGTTCTGAATACCGTGGGGAATGAAACCCCTGATGTGAAGGACAGCCAATACTTCAGTACTGCCTTTATGGTGATTCAGAAGTTGATTGAAAAGGGTGAGATTTTAGCAGGGCATGATATTTCCTCGGGTGGAATGATTACCGCTTTATTGGAAATGTGTTTCCCTTCCAACCAAATAGGTTTGAAAGTTAAACTTGACCGTTTGGGAGAAAGAGATTTGGTAAAAGCTCTCTTTGCAGAAAATCCAGGTGTACTGATTCAAGTGAAGAACATGGAAAGGACAAGAGCGGTTCTTGAGAATTATGGGATAGCCTACACTTCCATAGCTGATGTTACTTTGGATGGCCATGTTGACTTGACGGGAACCAATCTCAATCTGGATGTTGCTGAAATGAGGGATATATGGTTCAGGTCTTCCTATTTGCTTGATAGAAAGCAAAGCGGTGAGGAACTGGCCTTAGACAGGTTCAATAATTATAAACTACAGCCTTTGCAATATCAGTTTGGTATGAACTGGCAAGGTACTTTGGATGCTTTTGGCCTGAACCCATACAGGAGAACAGCCTCAGGTAAAAGGGCAGCCATTATCCGTGAAAAAGGAGTGAATGGGGATAGAGAGATGGCCTATTCTCTTTGGTTGGCCGGATTTGATGTGAAAGATGTGCATATGACTGATCTGATTTCAGGAAGGGAAAATCTGGAAGATGTGCAGATGATTGTTTTTGTGGGTGGTTTCTCCAATTCTGACGTCTTGGGCTCTGCAAAGGGATGGGCAGGTGCCTTCCTTTACAACGAAAAGGCCAAGCAGGCCTTGGATAATTTCTATGCCAGAAAAGATACCCTGAGTTTGGGGGTTTGTAATGGCTGCCAATTGATGGTGGAATTGGGCCTGGTTGCATCTGAGCACGACGAACGTCCTAAAATGCTGCACAATGCCAGCCATAAATTTGAATCCGCATTTGTCAATGTAAGCATACCGGAAAACAACACGGTGATGTTAAAGAGCCTTGCAGGTCAACGTTTGGGGGTATGGATTGCGCATGGGGAAGGAAAATTCCATTTGCCAAAGCCAAAAGAAGCCTATCATATTGGTATGACCTATTCCTATACTGCCTATCCTGGCAATCCTAATGGGTCTGATTATGCAGTAGCCGGAATTGCCTCTGCTGATGGAAGGCATTTGGCTATTATGCCCCATATTGAACGGTCCATTAAGCCTTGGAATTGGCCATATTATCCATCAGAAAGACAGGGTGATGAAATTACCCCTTGGGTGGAGGCGTTTGTGAATGCTTATAAGTGGGTGAGTGAGAGGTAG
- a CDS encoding LysE family translocator: protein MMHALIEGIYMGLLLSAMIGPVFFTLIQSSLENGFKYAAALALGIFLSDLLYVVITYFGVSFLAEFPDFEWYLAVFGGIVLVGFGISNFFKKGMDRPSTGGIPVLRAKKRTAFIKGFSINGINPFVLLFWISIAGLLAVNNEFDSMDVGIYYLGILLTVFSIDLVKAFVAKKLKNLITAKVMTVLNKVVGTALILYGFRLFWFANTL from the coding sequence ATGATGCATGCATTAATAGAAGGTATCTACATGGGCCTTTTGCTTTCAGCCATGATAGGCCCTGTTTTTTTTACCTTGATCCAAAGCAGTCTGGAAAATGGGTTTAAATATGCCGCAGCACTTGCTTTGGGCATTTTTTTGAGTGATTTGCTTTATGTGGTCATTACTTATTTTGGGGTTAGTTTTTTGGCAGAATTTCCTGATTTTGAATGGTATCTTGCTGTATTTGGTGGTATTGTATTGGTAGGATTCGGAATTTCCAATTTTTTCAAAAAAGGAATGGACAGACCTTCCACCGGAGGTATTCCTGTTCTTAGGGCAAAGAAAAGAACTGCTTTTATTAAAGGCTTCAGCATTAACGGAATCAATCCTTTTGTGTTGTTATTTTGGATTTCAATAGCCGGACTGCTTGCCGTAAACAATGAGTTTGATAGCATGGATGTGGGTATTTACTATCTAGGTATCCTTTTGACTGTGTTTTCGATTGATTTAGTCAAAGCATTTGTGGCAAAAAAGCTAAAAAACCTGATCACAGCCAAAGTAATGACGGTACTCAATAAGGTGGTAGGGACAGCACTTATACTTTACGGGTTTAGGCTTTTTTGGTTTGCGAATACTTTGTGA
- a CDS encoding GH3 family domain-containing protein, with product MAILGTLLKKGIRLRESLEQEYSNPAELQKQELKKLLIQAKDTEFGKKYRFDLILKEFKKQNKDFYRAFSSMVPTYNYEKIYNEWWYRLKAGEKNITWPGAIRYFALTSGTSGASSKYIPITQDMVKAIRKTGVRQILSLSKYDLPDSLFTKGILMLGGSTDLDFNGTYFSGDLSGITAGRLPVWFQQFYKPGKKISKNRDWGEKIEQIVEMAPKWDIGIIVGVPAWLQILLEKIIERYKVKTIHDIWPNLHIFVHGGVSFEPYKKGFEQLLERPLIYMETYLASEGFLAFQALPNRRTMRLVLNNGIFYEFVPFNEDNFDENGELKPEAQIYKIDEIKEGEDYAILISTCAGAWRYLIGDVIRFESKAENEILITGRTKHFLSLCGEHLSMDNMNRAIELVSEEMNLNIREFTVLGLPDGTLFRHQWFVGTDDKVDPDKLMERIDAHLKDLNDDYITERKHALKRVSCTVISPKLFYDWMREQGKEGGQNKFPRVLKGEKMDQWLDFLKSHKVSL from the coding sequence ATGGCGATATTAGGTACATTACTAAAAAAAGGCATCAGATTAAGAGAATCACTTGAGCAGGAATACAGTAATCCGGCCGAACTCCAAAAGCAGGAATTGAAGAAACTGTTGATCCAGGCTAAAGATACCGAATTTGGTAAGAAATACCGTTTTGATTTGATATTGAAGGAATTCAAGAAGCAAAATAAGGATTTTTACAGGGCCTTTTCCTCCATGGTTCCAACATACAACTATGAAAAAATTTACAATGAATGGTGGTACAGGCTCAAAGCAGGGGAGAAGAACATCACATGGCCGGGGGCTATCCGATATTTTGCACTGACCTCCGGTACTTCAGGGGCTTCATCCAAATACATTCCCATTACCCAGGACATGGTGAAAGCCATAAGAAAAACCGGTGTCAGGCAAATTTTGTCCCTTTCAAAATACGATTTGCCCGACTCACTTTTTACCAAAGGCATTCTGATGCTGGGAGGGAGTACTGATCTGGATTTCAATGGTACTTATTTTTCTGGTGACCTTTCTGGCATTACTGCCGGCAGGCTTCCTGTTTGGTTCCAGCAGTTTTATAAACCCGGAAAGAAAATTTCCAAAAACAGGGATTGGGGAGAAAAAATCGAGCAGATCGTGGAAATGGCGCCTAAGTGGGATATTGGAATCATTGTAGGTGTACCGGCATGGCTGCAGATCTTGTTAGAAAAGATCATCGAACGGTACAAGGTCAAGACCATCCATGATATCTGGCCCAATTTGCACATTTTTGTCCATGGAGGGGTATCTTTTGAGCCTTATAAAAAAGGATTTGAGCAACTTCTGGAAAGGCCCTTGATTTATATGGAAACTTACCTGGCCTCTGAGGGCTTCCTGGCTTTTCAGGCATTGCCCAATAGAAGGACCATGCGGCTTGTATTGAACAACGGTATTTTTTATGAATTTGTCCCCTTCAATGAGGATAATTTTGATGAAAATGGAGAACTGAAACCTGAGGCCCAAATCTACAAAATAGATGAAATCAAGGAAGGTGAAGATTATGCTATCCTGATAAGTACTTGCGCAGGTGCCTGGCGTTATCTAATAGGCGATGTTATACGCTTTGAATCCAAAGCTGAAAATGAAATCCTGATCACAGGAAGGACGAAGCATTTTCTGAGTCTTTGCGGGGAACATTTGTCTATGGACAATATGAACAGGGCCATTGAACTGGTATCGGAGGAAATGAATTTGAATATCAGGGAATTTACCGTATTAGGTTTGCCGGATGGAACGCTCTTCAGACATCAATGGTTTGTAGGGACGGATGACAAAGTAGATCCAGATAAACTGATGGAAAGGATAGATGCCCACCTCAAGGACCTGAATGATGATTACATCACAGAGAGGAAGCATGCCTTGAAAAGGGTATCCTGTACAGTCATTTCTCCCAAGCTTTTTTATGATTGGATGCGAGAACAGGGAAAAGAGGGAGGACAGAATAAATTTCCGAGGGTGTTGAAAGGTGAAAAAATGGATCAATGGCTAGATTTTCTTAAATCCCACAAAGTAAGCCTATGA
- a CDS encoding YggS family pyridoxal phosphate-dependent enzyme — MPLKENLLSIKNTFINPNCLLIAVSKTHPVSAIKEAYELGVRDFGENKVQELTEKAPQLPKDIRWHMIGHLQRNKVKYIAPFVYLIHGVDSIKLLQEIDKQAEKNNRIISCLLQVHIAEEESKFGFSEEELMLLIESEELKDLKNIKIIGLMGMATFTDNEDQIRNEFAGLKRLFERLKARNLPENVEMKELSMGMSGDYLIAQEEGSTMVRIGTAIFGERNYN, encoded by the coding sequence ATGCCTTTAAAAGAAAACCTTCTTTCCATAAAAAATACATTCATCAACCCAAATTGCCTGTTGATTGCCGTTAGCAAAACACATCCTGTATCCGCCATTAAAGAGGCCTATGAATTAGGAGTCAGGGATTTTGGCGAAAATAAGGTACAGGAGCTTACTGAAAAAGCTCCCCAACTCCCCAAGGATATCCGCTGGCACATGATCGGTCACCTTCAAAGGAACAAGGTAAAATACATCGCGCCTTTTGTCTATTTGATCCATGGAGTAGATTCCATAAAATTATTACAGGAAATAGACAAACAAGCCGAGAAAAACAACCGTATCATTTCCTGTCTACTGCAAGTGCACATCGCAGAAGAAGAATCAAAGTTTGGGTTTTCGGAAGAAGAATTGATGTTGCTTATCGAGTCAGAAGAACTTAAGGACTTGAAAAACATTAAAATCATTGGGCTGATGGGTATGGCTACATTCACCGACAATGAAGATCAGATCCGTAACGAATTTGCAGGCTTAAAGCGCTTGTTTGAAAGACTTAAGGCCAGGAATTTGCCTGAAAATGTGGAAATGAAAGAACTATCTATGGGCATGAGTGGGGATTATCTGATTGCCCAAGAAGAAGGTAGTACAATGGTCAGAATCGGTACAGCTATTTTTGGAGAGAGAAATTACAATTGA
- a CDS encoding DUF423 domain-containing protein produces MEKMAFIQVAGLLGALAVGIGAFGAHGLQGILESHGRIETFETGVKYHFYHALAMLVVGIWHSLQPERKWLKPAMWSFLIGILVFSGSLYVLSLSGITWLGAITPFGGVAFIMGWLLIILAAKNDKA; encoded by the coding sequence ATGGAGAAAATGGCTTTTATTCAAGTTGCCGGGCTGCTGGGTGCTTTGGCAGTAGGTATTGGCGCTTTTGGTGCCCATGGCCTGCAGGGAATTTTAGAATCCCATGGCAGAATCGAAACTTTTGAAACGGGAGTAAAATACCATTTTTACCATGCTTTGGCCATGTTAGTTGTAGGAATCTGGCATAGCCTACAACCTGAAAGAAAATGGTTAAAACCTGCTATGTGGTCTTTTTTGATTGGTATTTTGGTTTTTTCCGGTTCTCTTTATGTCCTCTCTTTGTCAGGCATTACTTGGCTTGGGGCAATTACCCCCTTTGGCGGAGTGGCCTTCATAATGGGCTGGCTTCTTATTATTTTGGCAGCAAAAAACGATAAAGCATGA
- a CDS encoding D-alanyl-D-alanine carboxypeptidase translates to MKLRVIGIIFFWLLFLPGFSQEDDARRKYEGLNELLGENSFFDNHLTGFMLYDLDSQWVMFEKNSHMNFIPASTTKLLTFYASVLILKDSTRTFRYVKNGDQITIWGSGDPSWKYKPLPQPKLQEFFRPYKKINFSLENWKDTPFGYGWQWDDYYFAYSPERSAFPVYGNIVTFTNTNKTPVPDIPLFRSMVARSDREIRGVQRDFNSNTFYYNPSLYVNQFSTMPFITIPEVKLKLMEESLGKPVTLVREKAPADAKVYKGGLLAPLWKEVLQESDNFVAEQLLLMVSDALFGELNSERAIDFIKKNHMADFPDKPQWVDGSGLSRHNLVTPRSMVTLMVKLDQLMPRAQLMQLLPQGGVNGTLKNNYAAPRPYVFAKTGTISNNHSLVGLLRTDSGKVYAFSFMNNNYLNKASEIRREMEKVLKYIKANY, encoded by the coding sequence ATGAAGTTGAGGGTTATAGGCATCATCTTTTTTTGGCTATTATTTCTTCCCGGATTTTCTCAGGAAGATGATGCAAGAAGGAAATATGAAGGCTTAAATGAGCTTTTGGGAGAGAATTCCTTTTTCGATAACCACCTTACCGGATTCATGCTTTATGACCTGGACAGCCAATGGGTGATGTTCGAAAAAAACAGCCACATGAACTTCATACCCGCCTCAACCACTAAGCTGTTGACCTTCTATGCCTCTGTTTTGATTTTAAAAGATAGCACCCGGACATTTAGATATGTCAAAAATGGAGATCAGATCACCATTTGGGGATCCGGCGATCCTTCATGGAAATACAAGCCCCTGCCTCAACCCAAATTGCAGGAATTCTTCAGGCCCTATAAAAAAATCAACTTTTCTCTGGAAAATTGGAAAGACACCCCTTTTGGTTATGGATGGCAGTGGGATGATTATTACTTTGCCTATTCCCCTGAAAGGTCTGCTTTTCCTGTTTATGGAAACATTGTAACCTTCACCAATACGAACAAAACTCCTGTTCCGGACATTCCGCTGTTTAGGTCCATGGTAGCAAGAAGCGACAGGGAAATAAGAGGTGTTCAAAGGGATTTCAATTCCAACACCTTTTATTATAATCCTTCACTCTATGTCAACCAATTTTCAACAATGCCTTTTATCACCATCCCAGAGGTCAAATTAAAATTAATGGAGGAAAGTCTTGGTAAACCGGTGACTTTGGTAAGAGAGAAAGCTCCTGCAGATGCAAAAGTTTATAAAGGAGGACTTCTTGCCCCATTATGGAAGGAGGTATTGCAGGAAAGCGATAATTTTGTCGCTGAACAGCTGCTCTTGATGGTATCGGATGCTTTGTTTGGGGAACTCAATAGTGAAAGGGCCATTGATTTCATTAAGAAAAATCACATGGCAGATTTTCCGGATAAGCCTCAATGGGTAGATGGCTCTGGACTATCAAGGCATAATTTGGTTACACCAAGAAGCATGGTAACCTTAATGGTCAAATTGGATCAACTCATGCCAAGGGCTCAACTCATGCAATTGTTGCCGCAGGGAGGGGTAAATGGAACCTTGAAAAACAATTATGCTGCACCAAGGCCTTATGTTTTTGCCAAAACAGGTACAATCAGCAACAATCATTCCTTGGTTGGATTACTTCGTACCGATTCCGGAAAAGTATATGCTTTTTCTTTTATGAACAATAATTATTTGAACAAGGCTTCCGAGATCAGAAGGGAAATGGAAAAGGTCCTGAAATACATAAAAGCCAACTATTAA
- a CDS encoding CTP synthase — protein sequence MASSTKYIFITGGVTSSLGKGIIAASLAKLLQARGFSVTIQKFDPYLNIDPGTLNPYEHGECYVTEDGAETDLDLGHYERFLNTPTSQANNVTTGRIYNNVITKERKGEFLGKTVQVIPHITDEIKRNFFKLGEDEKYDVIITEIGGCVGDIESLPFIEAVRQAKWEIGANNFLVIHLTLIPYLAAAKELKTKPTQHSVKQLLEAGIQPDILVCRTEHPLPLEVKKKLSLFCNVELNCVIEAMDAETIYDVPLLMKKEKLDERVMSKLKLTTKNKAELDQWKDFLGRLKNPTQETNIALVGKYVSLPDAYKSIIESFVHAGAAVECKVHLHLISSEEINADNITKKLDNMDGILVAPGFGERGLEGKIETVKFARENNIPFFGICLGMQVAVIEYARNVLGLIDANSTEMDTYTPYPVIALMEEQKNLELMGGTMRLGSYPCELKKGSKAFQAYGKQKIHERHRHRYEFNNHFLAQFEEKGMLATGINPDTKLVEIMEIKEHPWFVGVQFHPEYKSTVLNPHPLFVRFISATLENKKIK from the coding sequence ATGGCTTCATCCACCAAATACATCTTTATTACCGGAGGGGTTACCTCCTCTCTTGGAAAGGGAATCATTGCAGCCTCATTGGCCAAGTTACTTCAGGCCCGGGGATTCAGTGTGACCATTCAAAAATTTGACCCTTACCTGAACATCGACCCGGGTACCCTTAATCCTTATGAGCATGGAGAGTGCTATGTGACTGAGGATGGGGCAGAGACCGACTTGGATTTGGGACATTATGAGCGCTTCCTGAACACCCCTACTTCCCAGGCAAACAATGTGACTACAGGAAGAATTTATAATAATGTCATCACCAAAGAGAGGAAGGGAGAATTTCTTGGAAAAACCGTTCAGGTAATTCCCCACATCACGGATGAAATCAAAAGGAATTTTTTCAAACTGGGAGAAGATGAAAAATATGATGTCATCATCACAGAAATTGGAGGATGTGTCGGTGATATAGAATCTTTGCCATTTATTGAAGCCGTGAGACAGGCTAAATGGGAAATCGGTGCTAACAATTTTTTGGTCATCCACCTAACCCTGATCCCCTATCTGGCTGCTGCCAAGGAGCTAAAAACAAAACCTACCCAGCATTCCGTCAAACAATTGCTTGAAGCAGGTATACAGCCAGATATATTGGTCTGCAGGACTGAGCACCCTCTTCCATTGGAAGTGAAAAAGAAACTTTCGCTATTCTGTAACGTAGAGCTGAATTGTGTGATTGAAGCGATGGATGCAGAAACCATCTACGATGTTCCCCTTTTGATGAAAAAGGAAAAACTGGATGAGCGGGTGATGTCAAAACTGAAACTCACTACAAAAAACAAGGCTGAACTCGATCAATGGAAAGACTTCCTGGGAAGACTCAAAAACCCGACCCAGGAGACCAATATTGCGCTGGTCGGAAAATACGTGTCCTTACCGGATGCCTATAAATCTATCATTGAGTCCTTTGTGCACGCGGGCGCAGCTGTTGAATGCAAAGTGCATCTGCACCTGATTTCTTCAGAAGAAATCAATGCTGATAATATCACTAAAAAGCTGGATAACATGGATGGAATCCTGGTGGCTCCCGGCTTTGGAGAAAGAGGACTTGAAGGTAAGATAGAAACTGTTAAATTTGCCCGCGAAAACAACATTCCCTTCTTTGGAATTTGTTTGGGTATGCAGGTAGCGGTAATTGAATATGCCAGGAATGTACTGGGGCTCATCGATGCAAACAGTACGGAAATGGATACTTACACCCCTTATCCTGTCATAGCTTTGATGGAAGAGCAAAAAAACCTGGAATTGATGGGCGGTACGATGAGGTTGGGTTCCTATCCTTGCGAATTGAAAAAAGGTAGTAAAGCTTTTCAGGCCTATGGGAAACAAAAAATTCATGAAAGACACAGACATAGGTATGAGTTCAACAACCATTTTCTTGCTCAATTTGAAGAAAAAGGAATGCTGGCCACAGGAATAAACCCCGATACCAAACTGGTTGAAATCATGGAAATCAAAGAACATCCTTGGTTTGTAGGCGTTCAATTCCATCCAGAATATAAAAGTACCGTATTGAATCCCCACCCATTATTTGTGAGGTTTATTTCGGCAACATTGGAAAACAAAAAAATAAAGTAA